The genomic window TCGAGGCCCGGATTCCCCCGCGATCACCGAGGGGCCTCGCGGCGCAGCCAGTCGTCGAATCGCGTCGGGCCGAGTAGCGGGACGCCGGCGGGGGTGAGGCTCCGGTCGTCCGGGATGGCGCCGAAGTAGCGGGCGCCGGCGTCCGTGACGACCTCCCGGGCGTCGCCCCTGGCGAGCAGGTATCGGCGGACGAAGTCGTCCTGGCGGATCGGCTCGGGGCCGGCGATCTCGACCGTGCCGTCCCGCGGCCCGGCGGTCGCGACGTCCGCGAGGGCGGCCGCGACGTCGTCCGACGCGATCGGCTGCATGAGGGCCGGCGGCAGGCGGATCGTCCGGCCCTTGGCGGCCGACTCGGCGATGGCGCCGACGAATTCGAAGAACTGCGTCGCCCGGACGATCGTGTGCGGGATCCCGCCGGACTTGATGAGCCCTTCCTGCGCGACCTTGGCCCGCATGTAGCCGCTGTCGGGCAGCCGATCCGCCCCGACCACCGACAGCGCCACGTGGTGCCGCACCCCGCCGGCCCTCTCCGCCGCCAGCAGGTGGCGCGTAGAGGCGGAGAAGAACTCCATCACCGCGTCGTCCGCGAACGACGGCGAGTTCGACACGTCCACCACGACGTCCGCGCCGGCCATCGCCGCGGACAGGCCCTCGCCGGTCAGGGCGTTGACGCCCGACGAGGGGGAAGCCGGGACCGCCTCGTGCCCCCTCCCGCGAAGGATCGCCACCAGCTTCTTGCCGATCAGGCCGCTCCCGCCGATCACGATGATTCTCACGATGAACCCTCCTTCGATACGGTCATTGTCCGTCCAGGCTGCCCCTCGCCCCGCGGCTTGAACCGCCTCCGGGCCCCCGCCGCGGGAGGGCCGGAGACGCCGCAATCTTCCGAGGCCAGGCTTTACGCCGAGCAGGACGGGGCGGCACTCCGGTCCCTTTCCGCGGGGTGTGCAAGGGGATCGGAAACGCCGCTCGGCTCGACTTTCTCGACATCATGGACGGCCGGAGCGGGGCGATTTGTGACGGCCCGGCCGCTTTCGCACGCGATGCACGATACCCGCCCGAGGCGCGGACCGGTCTGGAATTTGCAGAATGGAGTGGATTCACGGCCCTGAAAACCATCGCGAGGTCCCCATGCCGACGTCACCCGACAAGAAGTTCCACGACCTGCTCCAGGATTTTGGCAATGCGATGCTGGTCACACGGACCGCCGAGGGCAAGCTCCGCGGCAGGCCCATGGCGCTCGCCGAGGCCGAGCCGGACGGGACGCTCTGGTTCGCGACGGACCGGGACTCCGCCAAGATCGACGAGCTCGAGAAGGACGACCAGGTGGTCGTGACCATGCAGTCCGGGATGAAGTACCTGTCGCTCACCGGGCGCGCGAAGGTCGTCGACGACCGCGCCAAGGCCGCCCAGCTCTGGAAGGCGGAGTGGAAGGTCTGGTATCCCGGCGGGAAGGACGACCCGGCCCTCGTGCTCCTGCGGATCGACGGCGAGACGGGCGAGTACTGGGACAACAGCGGCACCGGCGGCGTCAAGTACCTGATCGAGGCGGGCAAGGCCCTCCTGACCGGCTCCCGCCCCGACGTCCAGGACGACGCGAAGGTCCACGCCAAGGTCGAGCTGTAGGCCCGCGCGACGCCCGTCGCTCGCAGCCCTCGGGACGAGGCCCGCGCCGGGTCGTCACGGCCGCAGGGAGCGATAGGCTCGGCCCATGCGCTCGACCTTGTCCCAATCCTTCGAGAGCGGGCCCCAGGCGAAGGCGGTGAGGCCGGTGGCCGGGGGGCGGGCCCCCCGGGCGATCACGTCGGGGACCTGCCCAGCGGGGACCGGCTCGCCCCAGTCGGAGAGCTGGACGATGGGCCAGATCCGGATCCGCTCGCCGGGGACGCCCCGGACGCCCAGGTGGCGGCCCAGCCAGGTGACCTGGCGGCCGATCCAGTCCGGGTCGGCCGCGTGGCCGAAGCGGGCGTGGTAGGGCATCGGGCTGAACACGTCGACGTACTCCGCCTGCGCCTTCAGGTCGATCGCCAGCTTCGCGCGCAGGGCCCCGCCGCGGTCGTCCTCCGACCACGGGCAGTGGAACGTGCCGAGGAGGGCGCCGGGGCGGACCTCGTCGCGGATGGCGCGGAACTCGCGCACCCAGTCCGTGAACACGCCGCAGCGCCAGCCCACCCAACGGGCCTTGAGCGGCCCGAGGAGCAGGCGGGCGGCCTCCGGCGCCGGGCGGTCGGCCAGGTCGACGCCGGCCTCCCGGGCGAACCGGGCCAGGCATCGGGCGCAGAAGCAGGTGTCGGGCAGGGCCGGCTCGGCCTGCTCCCAGCTCGCGTGGGCGTGGTGGTAGTCCAGCCAGATTCCGTCGACGTCGAAGTCGCGGAGGACCCGCCGGAACTCCGCCATCCGCGCCGCGCGGTAGCCCGGGTGGGTCGGGCAGACCCCCTGCCAGCCGTCGGGCGGCGGGCAGGGCTTGCCGTCGGCGCCGACGGGCGCGGCGTCGGGGTGGTCCTTGAGATAGGACGCCTCGTGCATCGTGTTGAACTCGGCGAAGACCTTCGCGCCCTGCCGCTTCAGCTCCGCCACGGCGTCGCGGTTGAGCCCCCCGGAGCCGATCCAGACGGCGTTGATGCCGTAATCGGATGGCGAACGGCCCCGGTCGAGGATCTCCCGCGGCACGCCGCCGTAGATGCCCCGGACCTCGACCGCTCGCCGGGCCTCGTCGCCGGCGGCCTCGGCCCGCCTCGTCGCCATCGCGTCCACGGCGATGGCGAGGAGCAGGGCGACCCCGACACGCCCCATCCCGCGTCTCGGCATCCGGATCTCCTCCATCCTCATCTTCGGCGCAGGGCCGCCGCGATGGCGCGGGCCATCCGCGCCTCGGAACCGCGGGCGACCCAGCACCAGTCGATCAGGTTCGTGTCGCCCTCGTCGAAATGACGGTCGGTCGGGATGTAGCCCGTGCCGGCCTCGCCGTAGCCGAGCGTCACGACGAAGGAGTCGGGGCGCGTCTGCTGGGCCAGGAGCTGGTATTCGACGTACGACTCGCCGGGCAGGAGCAGCAACTGCGCCCGGCCGAGGTCCAGGGCCGGCACGTCGATCGCGTGCCCGGCGTCGGCCCGGGCCCGCCAGGCCAGGCCCATCGCGGCGAGGCACCGGCCGAAGGGTTTCGGGTCGGTCTCCAATCGTTTCCGGAGGTCCGCGACGGTGAAGCCGGGGCCGTCGCGCGGCTCCAGCCGCAGGGGCACGGCGCGGAAGTCCAGCCGCTCGACCGGGGACCGCTCGGTCGCCGCCCAGGCCTCGACCATGGCGCGGTGGACCCGCCCAGCGAGCACCTCGCGGTTGGCTGGTGAGCCGTCGTTGTACTTGCCGGCAGTGACGTTGCCGCCGCACCCGGTGGCGTAGACCTGGAAGACGCCGGGCTGCTCGTCCTGCCGGCGACGGCGGGCCATGCCGATGAAGTCGGCCGAGACGCCGCCGCGGCCGTAGTGGCTCATCGGGTGGGTCGCGTAGACGCTCAGGGCCAGCACCGGCCGGTCGCCGTCCCAGAAGCTCAACGTCCGGAGCCAGGGATCGATGAGCCCCTCCGGCCGGTCGCGGATCACTGGATCCCGGGTGGCGCTCATGCGGCCGAACGCGGGCCGGCCGTCGTCCCCGAGGTAGCGGCGGTTCGACGCGACCCCCTCCACCCTGGCCCGCCCGGCGCCGACGTGGGTCACCCGCCTCGCTTCCTTCAGCCCGTCGCGGACGGCCCGGGCGACCTCGCGGACGGCCCGCCCGTGGAACTCGGGCTCGCAGATCCCCGCGGGCGCGTGGGCCGCGTCGAGCAGGCGCTGGGCGGCGAGGTCGGAGATGGGGGCGTCGTGCTGGTGCAGGGCCGCGACCAGGACGCGGCGAGGCTCCGTGCCGGCGGCCTCGGCCAGGGCCTCTCGCCAGCGGTCGAAGGCGTCGTTGCGGATCTCGCACCAGTCGATCGCGGCCAGGACGACCGGCTTCCCGTCGCCCGAGAGGACGAACCCCCTGGCGGACAGCCGGTCCACCACCTCCCGGGCCGGCTCTATCCCGCCGCCCATCAGGGGGTGCCCCATCGGCGGGGTGACGTCCGCCGAGAAGGTCGCGATCCGGAACCCGGCCTCCGCCGAGCCGGCGACGGCGCGGCCGCCGGCCAGGCAGGCGGCGAGCGTCCCCAGTGCCTCGCGCCGGCCGATCCGGCGGTCAGGTAGAGGCAGCGTCGTCGCCGGAATCGGCTCGTCCTCGATGTTCATCGGCGACCCCATGGAACCCGCCTCGCGGTCCGCGCGGCCCGGGCAAGACCCCCCTCCGCGAGGGGCGCATGCCGCCGGCTCGATGACGCGGATTGTCGTGCCGGCCCGCACCGTGGTCAACCGGCCATCGCCGGGCCGCGAGGATCCGCCCGGGCGGCCCCGGGGTGTTGGAGAGGGGGCGTTGGAAAGCGGTCGATTGTTGGATCGGATCATCCCTCGGATTTTCTTGCGCGGCCGGGCCGAACCTCCTCTCCCTCTCCCGCTCGGCGGGAGAGAGGGGTGGGGTGAGGGTCTTCGATCGGCTCGACCTTCGCGGGGCTGTATCAATCCCGGGCTCGCCGTGGCGGCGGCGGAGGCGTCGGCCATCGCGTGAAGGCTCATTCCGCCCTCACCCCATCCCTCTCCCGCCGAGCGGGAGCGGGAGATATCTTCGCTCCTCTTTCGCTCGCGGAATACGAAGATGTCTTCGCTTGTCGTATTATTTAAAATAAAGAATAAGTAGATATATAAAAAATAAGATTTCGGAAGGCTCGTTGAAAACCGCCGATTTTCAACAGCCAGGGCCGCCCCGTCGGGCGAGTGCTCCCGTGCTGGTGTCGCTCCGCGATCGCGGTCCCGAGTGGGGCGAGGGCGCCCCGGCCCGACGGCGCGGAGGAAATCCCCGATCGCCCGGCGATAGCGCCCGGGGTCGGCCTCCGGGAAATTCAGGTGCCCCGCGTGAGGGAAGAGGACCAGCCTCCCGTGGGATCGGACCCGATCCAGGATCGCCCGCGCCTCCTCGGGCCGGGCGACCGGATCCTCGGCGCCCGAGAGGATCAGGACCGGGGCGTCGGCGGGGATGTGCCCGGCCGCCCGGACCGTCGAGGTCTCGTCCAGGTCGGGCAGCACCAGCGGGGCGACGATCCGGAGGCCGGCGTAGGCGATGCGGTCGAGGACCGGCGGTAGGGCCTCCTCGGTGCGGTTCCGCACGGCCGTCTCCAGGTCCCGGTACGGGCTCTCCAGGATGTAGCCGCCCACCCGATCGCCGAGCGTCCGCGAGGCGAACGCCGCGGCCGCGGCGCCCATCGACAGCCCGTGGACGACGATCGGGCTCCCGGGTGTCGCCCGCTCGAGGAACTCGACCCCGGCGACGACGTCGTGCCGGGCGCCGTAGCCCATGTCGTTGAACGAGCCGGTCGAATCGCCGTGCGCCCGCAGGCTGATCATCAGGACCGAGCACCCCTGTTCCGCCAGGAGCTTCGCCCGGCCCAGCGTCGCCGACCGGTCCGCCCCGATCCCGTGGACGAGGAGGACGGAGCAGAAATCTCGGGCCCCCGGCACGAACCAGGTGCCGATCTCCTCGCCGTCGAGGGTCCTCAGCCGGTGGGGTTCCGGGCGGCCCCACTCGACGGACGGCACCGGCTCGGGGTACGGCGGCCGGGCCCGCCTGGTAAGCCGGTGGGCGACGGCCAGGGAGATCAGCAGCCAGAGGGCCACGAGCGCCGCGGAGAGCGACAGGGCCAGCCTGAGCCGCCGCCGGCGTCGCGACGCCGGCCGGCCATCGGCGATCGATCCGGCGGGGGGCATGCGGCAGCCTCCGGGGCGAGGCCGCCGGCGCAACGCGACGGAGGGGCACGGGAGGCCCGCCCCGGAAGCTACCCGAGGTCATGGCCATCGGTTTCGAGGGAGCCGTCGGACTGGGGACCGACGAGGAGGCCCCGCGCGAGCCGGCTCGCGCGGGGCGGACCGTCCGCGAGCCCTCAGGAGGCCTGGTAGGTGCCGAAGATGTTGTCGTTGGACGTGCTGGCGCGGTTGCCGATCACGCGGGTCTTGCCCTTCAGCGTGGTCGCCCCCGACGCGATGTACAGGCCGCCGCCGACGCCGGTGCCGGGGGCCCCTCCGTCCTCGGCGGCGTTCGCCAGCACGAGCGTGTCGGCGATCGTCGTGGCGGCGGACGTGTAGAGGCCGCCCCCGAAGCCGTTCCCTCCGCCCGACCCGCCGCGTGCCATGTTGCCCACGAGCCTGCTCCCGGACAGCACCAGGTTCCCCTGGTTCATGATGGCGCCCCCCACGCCGTCGCCCGCCGTGGCGCCGCCCGCGCCGGAGCCGCCCTCGGCCTGGTTGAGCAGGAAGAATCCGCCCGTGATGGACAGGCCCCCGTCGTTGTTGTGGATGGCCCCTCCGATCGCGGACCCCCCCGCGCCGCCGGTGTCCGACGCCCCGCCCCCGACCGCCCGATTCCCGAGGAACCCCGTGTTCGCGATCGTGGCGGGTTGCGCGAAGAGCAGGTCGATCGCGCCGCCGGCCGCGAGGCCGCCGAAGCCGCCGGAGCTCGACCCGCCCTGGGCACGATTGCCGATGAGCATGTCCCCTGACAGGGCGAGGGGTCCACCCCCCTGGACGGCGATCGCGCCGCCGACCCCGAGCCCGCCCCCAACGCTGCCGATCGCGGCGTTGCCGGTGAGGGTGCTGTTGCTCACGGTGAGGTCGGCGGAATCCTGGATGGCGCCGCCCGATCCGGATCCGCCGAAGAGGCCGCTCTGGCCGCCGATCGCCTGATTCCCGTCGAAGAGGCTGCCCGTCACCGTCACGGTCGTGGCCGGGCCGAAGAACCCGCCGCCGAGGAGGTCCAGGGCGCCGCCCTGCGCGTTCCCGGTGGCGACGGCGACGTTGCCGCGGAAGGTCGTGCCCGCGATCGTCACGACGGCGCCGCCATCGACGTGGATGGCACCGCCGTCGGCGCCGCCGCCCCCTCCCAGGGCTTTGTTCCCGACGAACGTGCTCGAGGAGATGTCGAGAACCGTGTTGTACGTCGAGAGGATGCCGGCGCCGACCGCCGTGGTCCCCTGGCTCGTGTTGCGGGAGACGTCGCTGCGGACGACGGTCAGGGTGCCCTCGTTGAAGACGCCCGCCGCCAGGCTGAGGCCGGCCGACGGCCCGCCCGCGGTGTTGGCCGACACGGAGGAGTCGGTGATGGTCATGGTCCCGCCGTTGGTGATGCCCCCGCCCTGGTTCCCGGTCACGACGACGTGGTCCAGGGTCGCGGTCGCGAAGTTGAGGATCCCGGGATCATTGGCGTCGCCCCCCGCGATCGTGAGGCCGGAGAGGGAGGCCGAGATCGGCGGCGGCATGGGGTCGCCGTACGGGGTCTCGATCAGGAAGACGCCGCTCGTGCCGCCGCCGCTGATCGTCAGCTTGCCGGCGCCCGGGCCCCGGATCGACACGCCGGTGTCCACGACGAGCGGCCCGCTCGTCAGCGTGAGCGTCCCCGACAAGCTGCCGGCGAACTTGATCGTGTCGCCGGTCCGCGCCGCCGCGAGGTCCGCGCGGAGCGATCCGACTCCGTCGTCGTTCAGGTTCTGGACGACCAGGGTGCTCAGCAGCGCCCGGCCTTCCATCGCGTCGAGCCGGGGGCGGAGTCTCCGAGCCTGGCGCCGGATGCGGGCGGCGCGGGGCCTCATCCTCGGATTCAAAATCATGGGGACGCTCCTTTGAGAATGGGTGGGCGACGGGCGACGCGTGGGCGGCGCGCACCCCGAACGGGCCGTCCCGGCGCGAGTCGGCCGGGCGGCGAGCGGGGGCGAGCCCTATCGGAGGCGAACTACGGGTGCACGACCGCGAAGCGACGTGACGGACGAGGCCCGGGCGATCAGAAAAGTGGCCGATTGGCCAGCAGCCAGAGCCTCTGGAGCCGCTGCCTGAGTGCCGTCACCTCCTTCCTCCAGGGACGATCGAGGGCACGCCTGCCCCCGAGCGAATGGAAACCGGTGAACGCCAGCCCGCACGCGGCCGAGCCGATGGCGAGCAGGACCAACTGGCTCGGCTCGGGGACGGGAGTGAGGACGAACCCGTGCGGAGAAGCGAGAGTGAGGACCTCGCCGAAGGCCATGCCGCACCGGTCTCTCATGCCCGTCAACTCGGAGACCACCTCTCGCCGGATATAGCCCCGCTCTTCCATGTCCGCCGGGCTGGCCCGTCGCAGCACGCGCAGGCCGGTGCCGACGATCTGGCCCCGGTCGTTGATGTCGGTCGCGGCGAGCAGGTACCAGCCCGCACCCTCGGGGATGAACGCGTTCAGGTCCACCATCCGCGTCCCGTCATGAAGGAAGGGACGCCAACCTTCGGACACGAACTCGTCATGTCCCGGGAGCCTGCGGGCGATCTGTGCCCGGCCGACGACCTGGCCCATGTTGTTGATGCCGGCCCCTTGCGATTGTCTCCCCCCCAGGGTGCCGAGGTCGTCGGTCGACGGGTCGATCGGCCGGTTCGGCGCCGCCCGAAAGGCGTGGCGAGCGGGCTGGAGCATGCCGGGCAAGTCGGGGATGGGCAGGCGCAGGTCCAGGTCGCCGACGGCCTCACCCGCGTCGTTGACGTCCCTCACCCTGGTGGCATCATCGTCCCATGGCGCGTCGCCGCGGGCGATGAGGCCCCTCCTCGCGATGGGCATGCCGGCCCGGACTTCCCCGCGCTCGTCGAGGTCCATGTCCAGGGCATCCGTCCTCAATTCCGTCCGGGGAAATATCCCGTAGTGGTCGGTCGCGTATTCCGGCTCACGGACTCGGCCCCCCACGACGTCCGTCGCCCGATCGATCGGACGGCCCGGGGCGGTCCGGAACATGCGGAACGCGCCCGATGGTGTCATCGAATATCCCGCAACCTGCCCCCGGTCATTGATCCGCATGGGATACGTCGCCGGGCCTCCGAGAGACCCCAGGTCGGTGATTCGATAGGTCCGCGCGTGATAATCCGGCGACCGGAGCGGGATCACCGCGGCCGCCACGCAGGCCATCGCACCGACGCCCAGGCGCGACAGGACTCGCGGCGTCCCCCCGCGCATGATCGCGGCCAGGCGGCTCCGGATCCGTCCCACCTCGCCGAGGCCACTGGCCCCCGCGGGCAGCGGCCCCGACTCGGACAGGAAATCGACGGCGTCCAGCAGCGCGGCGGAGTAGGCGCGAGAGGAGCCGGGGAGGGCCCAGAGAACCCAGGCGTCGCAGCAATGCTCCTCCGCGTCGTGCAGCTCGCGGCGAGCCCACCAGACCGCGGGGCACCACCAGTAGAGGGTCGTGACCGCCAGCTCCAGCAGGCGCACGAGGTGGTCGCGCCGGCGGAAGTGGGCCAGCTCATGGACGAGCAGGGCATCCTGCTTGGGCTCGTCGAGCAGGCCCCAGAAGTCGGACGGGATGAGGATCCGGGGCCGGCCTCCGGCGGCCCAGAGCAGCGGCGAGACCGCGCCGGGGATGAGCCGGATGCCCGGCGCCTGGTCGGGGCGGATGCCGAGTTTTTCGGCCAGTTGCCTCGCCCGCTCCTGGAGCGGCTGGGGCGCCTGGCGGGCGTCCTTCAGCCGGGCCGAGGCGCCCGCCAGTCGGGCCAGGA from Aquisphaera giovannonii includes these protein-coding regions:
- a CDS encoding pyridoxamine 5'-phosphate oxidase family protein; translated protein: MPTSPDKKFHDLLQDFGNAMLVTRTAEGKLRGRPMALAEAEPDGTLWFATDRDSAKIDELEKDDQVVVTMQSGMKYLSLTGRAKVVDDRAKAAQLWKAEWKVWYPGGKDDPALVLLRIDGETGEYWDNSGTGGVKYLIEAGKALLTGSRPDVQDDAKVHAKVEL
- a CDS encoding SDR family oxidoreductase, producing MRIIVIGGSGLIGKKLVAILRGRGHEAVPASPSSGVNALTGEGLSAAMAGADVVVDVSNSPSFADDAVMEFFSASTRHLLAAERAGGVRHHVALSVVGADRLPDSGYMRAKVAQEGLIKSGGIPHTIVRATQFFEFVGAIAESAAKGRTIRLPPALMQPIASDDVAAALADVATAGPRDGTVEIAGPEPIRQDDFVRRYLLARGDAREVVTDAGARYFGAIPDDRSLTPAGVPLLGPTRFDDWLRREAPR
- a CDS encoding M56 family metallopeptidase — translated: MDALLRALLANAILVTLLAPAVLVVDMVVRRPALTHAIWVLLLLKLLLPPLSTDWLAPRLSPRWPGVDSSPGGRGVPRHPDETASPAPGAGGQASGAAEEEARAYPRAVRPAILSAAQWAPDRWPTIVAAAWGAISAAWLAIVLARLAGASARLKDARQAPQPLQERARQLAEKLGIRPDQAPGIRLIPGAVSPLLWAAGGRPRILIPSDFWGLLDEPKQDALLVHELAHFRRRDHLVRLLELAVTTLYWWCPAVWWARRELHDAEEHCCDAWVLWALPGSSRAYSAALLDAVDFLSESGPLPAGASGLGEVGRIRSRLAAIMRGGTPRVLSRLGVGAMACVAAAVIPLRSPDYHARTYRITDLGSLGGPATYPMRINDRGQVAGYSMTPSGAFRMFRTAPGRPIDRATDVVGGRVREPEYATDHYGIFPRTELRTDALDMDLDERGEVRAGMPIARRGLIARGDAPWDDDATRVRDVNDAGEAVGDLDLRLPIPDLPGMLQPARHAFRAAPNRPIDPSTDDLGTLGGRQSQGAGINNMGQVVGRAQIARRLPGHDEFVSEGWRPFLHDGTRMVDLNAFIPEGAGWYLLAATDINDRGQIVGTGLRVLRRASPADMEERGYIRREVVSELTGMRDRCGMAFGEVLTLASPHGFVLTPVPEPSQLVLLAIGSAACGLAFTGFHSLGGRRALDRPWRKEVTALRQRLQRLWLLANRPLF
- a CDS encoding alpha-amylase family protein: MPRRGMGRVGVALLLAIAVDAMATRRAEAAGDEARRAVEVRGIYGGVPREILDRGRSPSDYGINAVWIGSGGLNRDAVAELKRQGAKVFAEFNTMHEASYLKDHPDAAPVGADGKPCPPPDGWQGVCPTHPGYRAARMAEFRRVLRDFDVDGIWLDYHHAHASWEQAEPALPDTCFCARCLARFAREAGVDLADRPAPEAARLLLGPLKARWVGWRCGVFTDWVREFRAIRDEVRPGALLGTFHCPWSEDDRGGALRAKLAIDLKAQAEYVDVFSPMPYHARFGHAADPDWIGRQVTWLGRHLGVRGVPGERIRIWPIVQLSDWGEPVPAGQVPDVIARGARPPATGLTAFAWGPLSKDWDKVERMGRAYRSLRP
- a CDS encoding alpha/beta hydrolase; this encodes MPPAGSIADGRPASRRRRRLRLALSLSAALVALWLLISLAVAHRLTRRARPPYPEPVPSVEWGRPEPHRLRTLDGEEIGTWFVPGARDFCSVLLVHGIGADRSATLGRAKLLAEQGCSVLMISLRAHGDSTGSFNDMGYGARHDVVAGVEFLERATPGSPIVVHGLSMGAAAAAFASRTLGDRVGGYILESPYRDLETAVRNRTEEALPPVLDRIAYAGLRIVAPLVLPDLDETSTVRAAGHIPADAPVLILSGAEDPVARPEEARAILDRVRSHGRLVLFPHAGHLNFPEADPGRYRRAIGDFLRAVGPGRPRPTRDRDRGATPAREHSPDGAALAVENRRFSTSLPKSYFLYIYLFFILNNTTSEDIFVFRERKRSEDISRSRSAGEGWGEGGMSLHAMADASAAATASPGLIQPREGRADRRPSPHPSLPPSGRGRGGSARPRKKIRGMIRSNNRPLSNAPSPTPRGRPGGSSRPGDGRLTTVRAGTTIRVIEPAACAPRGGGSCPGRADREAGSMGSPMNIEDEPIPATTLPLPDRRIGRREALGTLAACLAGGRAVAGSAEAGFRIATFSADVTPPMGHPLMGGGIEPAREVVDRLSARGFVLSGDGKPVVLAAIDWCEIRNDAFDRWREALAEAAGTEPRRVLVAALHQHDAPISDLAAQRLLDAAHAPAGICEPEFHGRAVREVARAVRDGLKEARRVTHVGAGRARVEGVASNRRYLGDDGRPAFGRMSATRDPVIRDRPEGLIDPWLRTLSFWDGDRPVLALSVYATHPMSHYGRGGVSADFIGMARRRRQDEQPGVFQVYATGCGGNVTAGKYNDGSPANREVLAGRVHRAMVEAWAATERSPVERLDFRAVPLRLEPRDGPGFTVADLRKRLETDPKPFGRCLAAMGLAWRARADAGHAIDVPALDLGRAQLLLLPGESYVEYQLLAQQTRPDSFVVTLGYGEAGTGYIPTDRHFDEGDTNLIDWCWVARGSEARMARAIAAALRRR